A single window of Granulicella mallensis MP5ACTX8 DNA harbors:
- a CDS encoding Ig-like domain repeat protein has protein sequence MKLNFRMLSPLSSVLPAALLAFSVNAASAQAAPQINQRVNDAEVVALQNNVHPLAKAIYDQGAVPDSTPTGRLILTLKRPDAQENALHQFLADVQTKGSPNYHKWLTPAQFGQKYGPADADLAQVESWLQSHGFSIDKVGAGRTAIEFSGTTGQVANAFHTSLHTYSVNGEVHHANATNPQIPSALAPVIAGVGSLNDFHAKSQAQTLGRAKYDATSHKVIPQWTTPDGAGGAYYAVGPKDFATQYNVTPLYSAGTNGAGQTIGIINESNIDLGLVQAYRKLFALDTNSAAPNLPHIIIDGNDPGLYTPALTEAYLDVEMAGAVAPQATVNLYIAASTDYNDGLDLAMLRAVEDDAATVLSLSFGTCEAEEGAGYMAYVNSLWEQAAAQGQTVMVSSGDNSSAGCDNQNDPFDAADGLQINGLASTPWNIAVGGTDFYYNDYATGGASSAQDWSATNDASLGSLLHPLPEQPWNNSSYGLNINPTTGVSIVGGSGGQSTCAVVGGPLAGTNALTSQGLCLGLGGYAKPAWQAGPGVPDDKVRDIPDVSLFAAFAANNSFYAICAATGDCINTDPNTKSVFYTSVGGTSASAPAFAGIMALVNQKYGPQGQANAVLYPLAAKMPSIFHDVTVGSNNVPCSVQGGLQCSKDKTGTGASLQEWPATVGYDLASGLGSMDANALVANWNSVSLSATSIAFQATPTTITHGQTMNLLANVVANSGSGTPTGAVAVVADTPLPSNRGQLSMTLDSTGAGAASVSFLPGGTYNMHASYSGDATFAASQSAPVSITVKPESSIILAGAFQNQTSPYGLQTPLGPSVTYGTIVGIDLQIGGSAGSVNGIATGTVTVQDNGTAIATLPLNANGATVLSSGTWTLGQHSLTFSYSGDPSYNATTTSNPKGPLTFTVTKGLTQIGTVANSTSFSAGGTLVVQAQVTGLNSGLSPTGNVTFTLGSLTQTVPLSATSNGEGFATETFTSLAAGTFSLGVSYAGDSNWSSSTASPQTVMVTGASTLLPTTTAVTSDPVDLTTIVPGTLITLTAKVTGSTVAPTGGVYFVSDGQLFSSGNSPQVTLVPGSGGTSTATITFTAANSSAGSNQLYVIYLGDKVYSTSSSPVLMFNNLQGDFSILNNNPTVTVAAGSPASVNLTLSSNNQFSGKVTLACAVTGSGTVVPLCTVPGTVAVATTGQATASVQLVTSIPPATTSQLAQPARRWLAGGSGIAAFACLLLFGVPSRKRRWTVTLGFVLSVTLLGVMGGCSGGSSPPVTTAPPSPTLVPAGTYKAVITATDGVITHNVLANIVVTAASTN, from the coding sequence ATGAAACTGAACTTCCGTATGTTGTCCCCTCTCTCGTCCGTATTGCCCGCTGCGCTACTGGCCTTTTCAGTGAATGCCGCCAGTGCGCAGGCTGCTCCTCAGATCAATCAAAGAGTGAACGACGCTGAAGTAGTTGCGCTGCAGAACAACGTCCATCCTCTCGCGAAAGCGATCTACGATCAGGGTGCGGTTCCGGACTCGACGCCGACAGGCCGGTTGATCCTCACCCTGAAGCGTCCAGATGCGCAGGAGAATGCTCTGCATCAGTTCCTTGCGGACGTTCAGACGAAGGGAAGTCCGAACTATCACAAGTGGCTTACACCGGCGCAGTTCGGGCAGAAGTATGGGCCGGCTGACGCAGATCTCGCGCAGGTTGAGTCCTGGCTGCAGTCTCATGGTTTCAGTATCGATAAGGTCGGTGCAGGTCGAACGGCCATCGAGTTCTCCGGAACTACCGGCCAGGTCGCGAACGCCTTCCATACATCGCTTCATACCTACAGCGTCAACGGGGAAGTACACCATGCAAATGCCACCAATCCGCAGATTCCCTCTGCGCTCGCGCCGGTGATCGCGGGGGTTGGGTCCTTGAATGACTTTCACGCCAAATCGCAAGCGCAGACGCTGGGCCGAGCGAAGTACGATGCGACCTCGCATAAAGTGATTCCACAGTGGACGACTCCCGACGGCGCGGGCGGAGCCTATTACGCCGTTGGGCCGAAGGATTTCGCGACTCAGTACAACGTCACTCCGCTTTACAGCGCCGGTACGAATGGTGCCGGCCAAACCATCGGCATCATCAATGAGTCCAATATCGATTTGGGACTTGTCCAGGCTTACCGAAAGCTCTTTGCCCTGGATACGAACTCCGCCGCTCCCAATCTTCCTCACATCATCATCGACGGCAACGATCCTGGGCTTTATACTCCTGCCCTGACCGAAGCCTATCTGGATGTGGAGATGGCTGGCGCTGTGGCTCCGCAAGCCACCGTCAACCTGTATATCGCTGCCAGTACCGACTACAACGATGGCCTTGATCTTGCCATGCTGCGCGCCGTGGAGGACGATGCCGCCACCGTTCTCAGCCTGAGCTTCGGTACGTGTGAAGCCGAAGAAGGCGCGGGTTACATGGCCTACGTCAATTCTTTGTGGGAGCAGGCTGCTGCCCAGGGCCAAACGGTGATGGTGTCCTCGGGCGATAACAGCTCCGCCGGTTGCGACAATCAGAACGATCCGTTCGATGCCGCAGACGGTTTGCAGATCAATGGACTGGCTTCTACTCCATGGAACATCGCGGTGGGCGGCACCGACTTCTACTACAACGATTACGCTACCGGTGGAGCAAGCAGCGCGCAGGACTGGAGCGCAACGAACGATGCAAGTCTCGGCTCACTCCTTCATCCGCTCCCTGAACAGCCCTGGAATAACAGCTCTTATGGCTTGAATATTAATCCGACTACTGGCGTTTCCATTGTGGGTGGTAGTGGTGGACAGAGTACCTGTGCGGTCGTCGGCGGGCCTCTGGCTGGAACAAATGCTCTTACCTCGCAGGGCCTGTGCCTTGGACTAGGAGGTTATGCAAAACCCGCGTGGCAGGCGGGCCCTGGCGTTCCCGATGATAAGGTGCGCGATATTCCGGACGTCTCACTGTTTGCCGCCTTTGCCGCGAACAATAGCTTTTATGCTATCTGTGCCGCTACTGGCGATTGCATCAATACTGACCCCAATACGAAATCTGTCTTCTATACCTCGGTAGGTGGAACCTCTGCCTCTGCCCCTGCCTTTGCAGGCATCATGGCACTTGTCAATCAGAAGTATGGTCCGCAGGGACAGGCGAACGCTGTTCTTTATCCCCTTGCCGCGAAGATGCCGTCGATCTTTCACGACGTTACGGTTGGTTCCAACAACGTTCCGTGCAGTGTGCAGGGCGGCCTGCAATGCTCAAAAGATAAGACCGGCACGGGGGCTTCTCTGCAGGAGTGGCCGGCGACAGTGGGCTATGACCTTGCCTCGGGTCTCGGCAGTATGGATGCCAATGCGCTGGTCGCAAACTGGAATAGCGTTAGTCTGAGCGCTACCAGTATTGCGTTCCAGGCGACACCCACAACCATCACCCACGGCCAGACGATGAACTTACTTGCGAACGTCGTCGCGAATTCAGGTTCAGGAACTCCCACGGGAGCCGTCGCCGTTGTGGCCGATACCCCGCTGCCCTCCAACCGCGGACAGCTTTCCATGACGCTCGACAGCACGGGGGCCGGCGCTGCCAGCGTTAGCTTCCTGCCCGGCGGTACTTACAACATGCACGCTAGCTACAGCGGAGATGCGACCTTCGCAGCCAGTCAGTCCGCGCCCGTTTCGATTACGGTGAAACCGGAGAGCAGCATCATTCTGGCGGGCGCCTTTCAGAACCAGACGAGTCCCTATGGTTTGCAGACACCGCTTGGACCGTCGGTAACCTATGGCACCATCGTGGGCATTGATCTGCAAATTGGCGGCAGCGCCGGCAGCGTGAATGGCATCGCCACCGGGACGGTTACGGTGCAGGACAACGGCACCGCGATTGCGACACTGCCTCTCAACGCGAATGGCGCGACTGTTCTTTCCTCGGGAACATGGACCCTGGGGCAGCATAGTCTTACCTTCAGCTACTCCGGTGATCCCAGTTACAACGCAACAACCACCAGCAACCCTAAAGGTCCACTGACCTTCACCGTAACCAAGGGACTTACTCAGATTGGCACGGTCGCTAACTCCACCTCTTTTTCTGCGGGTGGTACGTTAGTGGTCCAGGCCCAGGTAACCGGGCTAAATAGTGGGTTATCTCCTACAGGCAACGTGACGTTCACTTTGGGCAGTCTCACCCAGACCGTGCCGCTTTCGGCGACATCGAATGGCGAAGGGTTTGCTACTGAAACGTTTACCAGCTTGGCTGCAGGTACCTTCAGCCTGGGAGTAAGTTACGCGGGAGACAGTAACTGGAGCAGCTCAACGGCCTCGCCTCAAACAGTCATGGTCACTGGCGCCTCAACCTTGTTGCCCACAACCACGGCGGTCACCAGCGATCCTGTAGACCTTACAACCATCGTCCCTGGGACTTTGATTACGCTGACAGCGAAGGTCACCGGTTCTACTGTCGCGCCTACCGGCGGAGTGTACTTCGTCTCAGATGGCCAGCTCTTCAGCTCCGGCAACAGCCCTCAAGTGACGCTTGTTCCGGGGAGTGGTGGCACATCGACGGCGACCATCACCTTTACCGCTGCGAACTCTTCCGCCGGCTCGAATCAGCTCTATGTGATCTATCTCGGCGATAAGGTCTACAGCACTTCAAGCAGTCCTGTGCTGATGTTCAATAACCTGCAGGGGGATTTTTCGATCCTCAATAACAATCCAACGGTTACAGTAGCTGCTGGTTCTCCTGCATCCGTAAACCTGACGCTGAGTTCCAATAATCAGTTCAGCGGAAAGGTAACTCTGGCCTGTGCTGTTACCGGTAGTGGCACAGTTGTGCCGCTCTGCACCGTGCCGGGTACGGTGGCCGTTGCTACTACGGGGCAAGCCACAGCCTCTGTCCAATTGGTAACCTCGATTCCTCCTGCTACTACGTCTCAATTGGCGCAGCCAGCCAGAAGATGGTTAGCTGGAGGCAGTGGAATCGCAGCCTTTGCCTGCCTTCTCCTGTTTGGGGTTCCATCACGGAAGCGCAGATGGACGGTGACGCTTGGCTTTGTTCTATCGGTGACACTCCTGGGCGTGATGGGAGGCTGCAGTGGAGGCAGCAGCCCGCCGGTTACTACTGCTCCACCCAGCCCAACCCTTGTTCCGGCCGGGACCTACAAGGCCGTGATCACTGCAACGGACGGAGTAATTACTCACAATGTCCTGGCAAATATCGTAGTAACAGCCGCGTCGACTAACTAA
- a CDS encoding choice-of-anchor tandem repeat GloVer-containing protein — MNPLKSFHILPVLCLLALSFSPARAQSAGQTKTAAKAETNAASLPASDNILYQFGASSTDAADPSTALMQASDGNFYGGTYGGGTYGDGTLYQLSPSGKYTVLYSFTGGNDGKAPYNSPIEASDGNLYGVTNYYGAYGTFQTGGTIYQYNLKTGALTTVHSFQYGGTAGFGELIDDGKGTIYGTANVDDPTGNNLGSIWSFNYLTQTFTTLHSFTGADGNSPVGGLVLASDGNLYGTAEFGGPYVSGSPLGYGYGTAFVIAPDGSNFHVFHNFDNDGQGVEDSCWPTGSPVQGPDGNLYGFTFECGTQGNGTGIFYQIVPNGVNSTLHNIYDFQVGDGNNPLHGRPFLGGDGNFYIAGSEGGSHSSGQVMQISPTGTKADVYDFGSNAADGFNVQTQPFESTDGNLYGVASSGGPHYQGNIYQILTTLPPAITLTPGTANVNPGDSLTLTWSVTNAFSTNAKVCFAYSSDNSWTGSVATTGSATVKPTLALGILTYSFTCGGSETATATIVVGTIPPQITTTNLPGGMVRAAYAQTIGLLGGTSPYTWSITAGSLPPGLALSAGTGVISGAPAQSGTSSFTVQVKDSESTPLTATAALSIVVVPAPLVPPTVSVSASPSSIVLGKSTSLTATVTGLANVPTPTGTVQFAASGSALGAPVQLSNGTATLPGQAPTATGSYGITATYSGDGNYTAGNVATTTLTVTAPTLAAIVATPDTVMISSAGGNGSTMLKVLNFPDASVSFACSGLPKGAACSFGALSGSGTSALQITTTGGGSASLVQPANGMGTRLMYALTLPGLFAVAGLFGRRRGYLRWRKMLMLAVLFCMGGLMTACSGGSGTSAPVNNATPSGTSTVIVTATDGSQSAALNLTIVVQ; from the coding sequence ATGAATCCTCTCAAGTCTTTTCACATTCTTCCCGTGCTGTGCCTATTGGCGTTGAGCTTTTCTCCGGCGCGGGCCCAGAGTGCAGGGCAGACAAAAACAGCCGCCAAGGCCGAGACCAACGCGGCTTCCTTGCCTGCGAGCGACAACATCCTCTACCAGTTCGGGGCGAGCAGCACCGATGCTGCGGATCCCTCTACCGCCCTCATGCAGGCCAGCGATGGCAACTTCTATGGCGGCACCTACGGGGGCGGTACTTATGGAGACGGCACGCTCTACCAGCTCAGCCCATCCGGCAAGTACACGGTGCTTTACAGCTTTACCGGCGGCAACGACGGCAAGGCCCCCTACAACAGCCCGATCGAAGCCAGCGATGGAAATCTCTATGGCGTGACCAACTACTACGGAGCCTACGGAACCTTTCAGACTGGCGGCACGATCTACCAGTACAACCTCAAAACAGGCGCGCTGACCACTGTCCACTCCTTCCAATATGGAGGGACGGCCGGTTTTGGAGAACTGATCGACGATGGGAAAGGGACGATCTATGGCACAGCCAACGTCGACGACCCGACGGGCAACAATCTAGGCAGCATCTGGTCCTTCAACTACCTGACCCAGACCTTTACAACGCTCCATTCGTTTACCGGGGCGGATGGCAATAGCCCCGTTGGAGGCCTCGTTCTGGCTTCCGATGGAAACCTTTACGGCACGGCTGAGTTTGGCGGTCCCTATGTCTCCGGCAGCCCTTTGGGCTATGGCTATGGCACGGCCTTCGTTATCGCTCCCGACGGTTCAAACTTCCATGTCTTCCACAACTTCGATAACGACGGACAGGGCGTTGAAGATAGCTGCTGGCCAACCGGCTCTCCGGTTCAGGGGCCGGATGGGAACCTCTACGGCTTTACCTTCGAGTGCGGTACGCAGGGAAATGGAACCGGCATCTTCTACCAGATCGTGCCGAACGGTGTGAACTCGACGCTCCATAACATCTATGACTTCCAGGTCGGCGACGGAAACAATCCGCTCCACGGACGGCCCTTCCTTGGCGGCGACGGCAACTTTTACATCGCCGGTTCTGAAGGCGGATCTCATAGCTCCGGACAGGTGATGCAGATCAGCCCCACCGGCACGAAAGCCGATGTGTACGACTTTGGCTCGAACGCGGCAGATGGTTTCAATGTACAGACGCAGCCCTTTGAATCGACAGACGGCAATCTCTATGGAGTGGCTTCGTCTGGTGGACCCCATTACCAGGGAAACATCTACCAGATTCTGACCACGCTGCCACCCGCCATAACTCTTACTCCAGGCACTGCGAATGTGAATCCCGGCGATTCTCTTACCCTTACGTGGTCGGTCACGAACGCATTCTCCACCAATGCGAAGGTCTGCTTCGCCTATAGCTCCGACAACTCCTGGACGGGCTCTGTTGCGACCACCGGTAGTGCGACGGTGAAGCCTACGCTTGCCCTGGGCATTCTGACCTATTCGTTTACCTGCGGTGGCAGCGAGACGGCTACGGCTACGATCGTGGTCGGAACGATTCCTCCGCAGATTACGACGACCAACCTGCCGGGCGGCATGGTCAGGGCGGCCTACGCGCAGACCATTGGTTTGCTTGGAGGAACGTCGCCCTATACCTGGAGCATCACTGCCGGCAGTCTGCCGCCCGGACTCGCTCTTTCGGCCGGCACCGGCGTTATCTCCGGAGCCCCGGCGCAGAGCGGGACGAGTTCTTTCACCGTACAGGTGAAGGACTCGGAGAGCACTCCTTTGACCGCGACCGCCGCTCTCAGCATCGTTGTCGTTCCGGCTCCGCTGGTTCCTCCCACGGTGTCTGTCAGTGCAAGTCCCTCCAGCATTGTTTTGGGGAAGAGCACATCGCTGACGGCGACCGTAACCGGTCTCGCCAATGTGCCCACGCCGACGGGCACCGTGCAGTTCGCTGCCAGCGGAAGTGCTCTGGGTGCGCCGGTTCAACTGTCGAATGGCACGGCGACGCTGCCAGGCCAGGCTCCTACAGCAACCGGCTCCTACGGTATTACGGCTACGTACTCCGGTGATGGCAACTACACCGCCGGAAATGTAGCGACAACCACGCTGACCGTAACGGCTCCGACTCTTGCCGCCATTGTGGCGACACCCGACACCGTGATGATCTCCAGCGCAGGTGGAAATGGATCGACGATGTTGAAGGTCCTCAACTTTCCTGACGCTTCCGTCTCGTTCGCCTGCTCCGGTCTGCCCAAGGGAGCAGCCTGCAGCTTTGGCGCTTTGAGCGGCTCGGGCACGTCTGCTCTCCAGATCACTACGACCGGCGGCGGCAGTGCGAGCCTCGTTCAGCCTGCAAATGGAATGGGCACGCGCCTGATGTATGCGCTGACGTTGCCTGGACTCTTTGCGGTCGCAGGGCTCTTTGGCAGAAGGAGAGGATATCTCCGGTGGCGCAAGATGCTGATGCTGGCGGTGCTGTTCTGCATGGGCGGGTTGATGACGGCTTGTTCCGGCGGTAGTGGGACCAGCGCTCCCGTAAACAATGCGACTCCCTCCGGTACAAGCACGGTCATCGTGACGGCGACGGATGGCAGTCAGTCCGCCGCTCTCAACCTGACGATCGTCGTGCAATAA
- a CDS encoding winged helix-turn-helix domain-containing protein, which yields MQNGERVKLQEQPLQILLRLLETPGELVSREKLWAQLWPDKTPEESDRSLRVAATKLRQALGDNSTSPRYIETVTRRGYQFIGKVTSVAAPAPAEESSQSLPDDQIQEQTQLPYRPALLVLLLILIALAFAGVWLYRWHRAKSLLSINDSDMIAVGGVTNATGDHYFDGVLSSALQAKLEESPYLNLVPAEKFRRLVPDSDVASQQDELQACVSLHAQVLLRGEILAQSPGYLLKVTVFQCSNGRALATQIDQAKTRDDVLQALNLASEQMRRTLNEPESSLQRFNVPLVQATTGSLGALKAFTQGEKKHLLGLESDSTEDYKLAIALDPEFALAYARLGSVYYNLEEYKVSQQFSQKAFDLREHATERERFYIVSRYYSGTGEIEPELQTLQLWRKIYPRDPIAANNLADMYLLLGEPEKALGLAETAVQLNPEMDHAYTNLASADLRTGKYAALNQLCNHPIPGKTDSVEFRVACFQGAFAQNDPAGMQAQLEKAKNDPAESEMLASAAWAALYRGQMSQANHLFSEAEQNARANHLGEFAAEVSLDQAALEADLGFPHQSQALARDASHQFPESPTVQAYAALALARSGDTSDALTAATHAAAQAPSDTVLNFAVLASVRAAMQVHKGDPAAAIRELEETRPFDFCSFMDLSPAYYRGEAYLQIRQFDKAAEEFKRVIGQQASFPESPYLVLSQLELGRTFQLREDRVHADLAYRAVADIWKGADPGFPPLQQLHAYQREMAKP from the coding sequence TTGCAGAACGGCGAACGGGTTAAGCTGCAGGAACAGCCTCTCCAGATCCTGCTGAGGCTGCTGGAGACTCCTGGAGAGCTGGTTTCGCGCGAGAAGCTCTGGGCCCAGCTATGGCCTGACAAAACTCCCGAAGAGTCCGATCGCAGCCTGCGGGTCGCCGCGACAAAGCTCCGGCAGGCGCTCGGAGACAACTCGACGTCGCCACGCTATATCGAAACGGTCACCCGGCGCGGCTACCAGTTCATCGGAAAGGTAACGTCTGTAGCGGCTCCGGCACCAGCCGAAGAGTCCTCGCAAAGTCTGCCAGACGACCAGATTCAAGAGCAGACGCAGCTCCCCTACCGGCCTGCCTTGCTCGTCCTCTTGCTGATATTGATCGCGCTTGCCTTCGCAGGCGTGTGGCTCTACCGCTGGCATCGAGCGAAGTCCCTACTCTCTATCAATGATTCGGACATGATCGCCGTAGGCGGGGTTACCAACGCCACGGGCGATCATTACTTCGACGGAGTGCTCTCTTCCGCTCTGCAGGCCAAGTTGGAAGAATCCCCCTATCTCAACCTCGTTCCGGCAGAGAAGTTCCGCCGCCTGGTGCCTGATTCGGATGTAGCCAGCCAGCAGGACGAGCTGCAAGCCTGTGTCTCGCTGCATGCCCAGGTGCTCCTGCGCGGAGAGATCCTCGCCCAATCGCCGGGCTATCTATTAAAGGTTACGGTCTTTCAATGCTCTAACGGCCGAGCCCTCGCTACCCAGATAGATCAGGCAAAGACCCGGGATGACGTTCTCCAAGCTCTGAATCTGGCCAGCGAGCAGATGCGCCGTACGCTGAATGAGCCGGAAAGCTCGCTGCAGAGGTTCAATGTCCCGCTGGTCCAGGCGACCACAGGCTCTCTGGGAGCGCTCAAGGCTTTTACGCAGGGCGAGAAAAAGCATCTCCTCGGCCTGGAGTCCGACTCCACGGAAGACTACAAGCTGGCCATCGCCCTGGACCCTGAGTTCGCGCTCGCCTATGCCCGCCTGGGCAGCGTCTATTACAACCTGGAAGAGTATAAAGTCAGCCAGCAGTTCTCGCAGAAGGCGTTCGATCTGCGCGAGCACGCCACGGAACGTGAGCGTTTCTATATCGTGTCGCGCTATTACTCGGGGACAGGCGAGATCGAGCCGGAGCTCCAAACCCTGCAGTTGTGGCGCAAGATCTATCCGCGTGATCCGATTGCTGCGAATAATCTGGCGGACATGTACCTCCTTCTCGGGGAACCTGAGAAAGCGCTTGGACTGGCAGAGACAGCGGTCCAGCTCAATCCTGAGATGGATCATGCCTACACGAACCTTGCCTCCGCCGATCTGCGCACCGGCAAGTACGCTGCGCTCAATCAACTGTGCAACCATCCCATCCCCGGCAAGACCGATTCAGTCGAGTTCCGCGTCGCCTGTTTTCAGGGAGCCTTCGCACAAAACGATCCCGCCGGCATGCAAGCGCAGTTGGAGAAGGCAAAGAATGACCCGGCGGAGAGCGAGATGCTCGCCAGCGCGGCGTGGGCGGCGCTGTATCGCGGCCAAATGTCGCAGGCGAACCATCTCTTTTCGGAAGCCGAACAGAATGCGCGGGCCAATCATCTTGGAGAGTTTGCCGCCGAGGTGAGCCTGGACCAGGCTGCGCTGGAAGCCGATCTCGGCTTTCCTCATCAATCCCAGGCGCTCGCTCGCGATGCCTCGCACCAGTTTCCTGAAAGCCCCACCGTGCAAGCCTATGCCGCGCTCGCGCTGGCAAGATCCGGAGATACCAGCGACGCGCTGACAGCTGCAACCCACGCAGCCGCGCAGGCTCCCTCCGACACCGTTCTCAACTTTGCCGTCCTGGCTTCCGTTCGCGCCGCCATGCAGGTGCATAAGGGCGATCCGGCCGCAGCCATTCGGGAACTTGAGGAGACACGGCCCTTCGATTTCTGCAGCTTTATGGACCTAAGCCCCGCGTACTACAGAGGCGAAGCTTATCTCCAGATCAGGCAGTTCGATAAAGCCGCTGAAGAGTTCAAACGGGTCATCGGTCAACAAGCCAGCTTTCCCGAGTCTCCCTACCTTGTCCTGTCGCAGCTTGAACTGGGAAGAACGTTTCAGTTGCGAGAGGATCGCGTCCATGCCGATCTCGCCTATCGTGCCGTTGCGGATATATGGAAAGGGGCGGACCCAGGCTTTCCGCCCTTGCAACAGTTGCACGCCTATCAGCGTGAGATGGCGAAGCCGTAG